CCCCCGGCTCGGTGGTCGTCGACCTCGCCGCCGAGAGCGGCGGGAACGTCGAGGGGTCGCTGCCCGGCCAGGTGGTCCGGATCGGTCACGCGCAGGTGTGGGGCGGCGCCAACGTCCCGGCCCAGATGCCCGGCCCCGCCTCGCGGCTCTACGCCCAGAACGTCGTGAACCTGGTGACCCTGATGACCCGCGACGGCGGGTTCGCCCCCGACTTCGAGGACGAGATCGTCCTCGGCTCGTGCGTCACGCACGGCGGCGTGGTGCGACACGAACCCACCCGGCTCGCCCTGGAAGGAGGACCGGCATGAGCGAGGAAGTCGTCTGGCTCACCATCTTCGTGCTCAGCGTCTTCGTCGGCATCGAGGTCATCTCCAAGGTCTCCTCGACGCTGCACACCCCGCTGATGTCCGGGGCGAACGCGATCCACGGGATCATCCTGCTCGGCGCGATCATCGTCGCCGGCACCGCCGACTCGACGCTCGCGCTCGTGGTCGGCCTGGTCGCGGTGGTGCTCGCCGCGGTCAACATGGTCGGCGGCTTCGTGGTCACCGACCGGATGCTGCAGATGTTCACCCGCAAGAAGCCGGCGCAGCCGCGGGGGGAGGGCCGATGACGACGCCGACCTGGGTCCAGCTGGTCTACCTGGCCTGCGCGGTCTGCTTCATCCTGGCGCTCAAGGGCCTCTCCGGCCCGCGCACCGCCCGCGGCGGCAACCTGATCGGCGCCGCGGCCGCGGTCGTCGGCTGCGCGGTGGTCTTCTTCTACCTCGACCTGGACCACGTCGGCTGGATCCTCGGCGCGATCGCGGTCGGCACGGCGATCGGCTTCGTCGGCGCGCAACGGGTGCAGATGACGCAGATGCCGCAGATGGTGGCGCTGTTCAACGGCGTCGGTGGCGGGGCCGCCTCGCTGGTGGCGCTGCTCGAGCTCGAGCACATGACCGGCCGCGAGGCAGGCTGGTTCGAGCTCGCCGCGACTGCGTTCACCATCGTGGTCGGCGCCATCTCGTTCTCCGGCTCGGTGATCACCTTCCTCAAGCTGCAGGAGCTGATGACCTCCCGGCCGGTGGTCTTCCCCGGGCTGCCGGTGCTCTTCGCCGCCGGCCTGCTCGGCGCGGTCGTGCTCGCGGTGCTCACCGTCGCCGACCCGTCCACGGCCACCGGTGTGGTGCTCGGCCTGCTCGGCCTGCTGGTCGGGGTGCTGCTCGTGCTGCCGGTCGGCGGCGCCGACGTACCCATCGTGATCTCGCTGCTCAACGCGTTCACCGGCCTGACCGTCGCGGCCGGCGGCTACGTGCTGGGCAACACCCTGCTGCTCGTGGCCGGCACCCTGGTCGGGGCGTCGGGTTCCTTCCTCACCAAGCTGATGGCCGCGGCGATGGGCCGCTCGGTCGTCAACATCCTGTTCGGGGCGCTCAAGGGCGGCTCGACGCTCGGCGCCGGCGAGGCCTCGGACCGGCCGGTGCGCTCGGCCAGCGCCGAGGACGTCGCGATCCTGCTCGGCTACGCCTCCAAGGTGATCGTCGTGCCGGGCTACGGCCTCGCGGTGGCCCAGGCGCAGCACACCCTGCGCGAGCTCGTCGACGTGCTCGGTGAGCGCGGCACCACCGTCGACTACGCCATCCACCCGGTCGCCGGCCGGATGCCCGGCCACATGAACGTGCTGCTCGCCGAGGCCCAGGTGCCCTACGAGCAGCTCAAGGAGATGGACGACATCAACGGGGAGTTCCGGCAGACCGACGTCGTCCTCGTCGTCGGCGCCAACGACGTGGTCAACCCGGCCGCGAAGACCTCCCCCGGGGCGCCGATCTACGGCATGCCGATCCTGAACGCCGACGAGGCCAAGCAGATCGTCTTCCTCAAGCGCTCCATGCGACCGGGCTTCGCCGGCATCGAGAACGAGCTGCTCTTCGACCCCAAGACCACGCTGCTGTTCGGCGACGCCAAGGACACCCTGGGCAAGCTGCTGTCCGCGGTGAAGTCGCTCTGAGCGCTCGCGCCTGGCTAGACTCCCGGCCGGGAGGGACCCCGATCCGCGACTGATGTTTGCTGGAGGTCCTGCAGATGGCTGACGACGACGACCGGCTGGCGCGCCCCGACGGCCACCGCTACGACGCACCCGAGTCGCAGGACGAGACCCGCTCCAAGAGCTGGGACTACCTCGTCCTGGGCCTCCTGGTGGTGGTGATCATGCTGCTGGTCGCCACCGGCAAGGTGCCGGTCTTCAACTTCTGAGCGGCCGGCGCGGGTTGCGGCTCGCCGGCTCCCGGGTCGGCTGCTGGGTTGGTTCTTGGGCGGCTACTGGGCGACGCCGTACAACCGGTCGCCGGCGTCGCCGAGCCCGGGAACGATGTAGCCCTTCTCGTTCAGCCGCTCGTCCATGCCCGCGGTCACCACGCTGACCGGTACGCCGATCCCGTCGAGATCGCGCTCCAGGCGCTCGCAACCCTCGGGGGCGGACAACAGGCAGATCGCGGTGATGTGGTCGGCGCCGCGGTCGGTGAGGAACCTGATCGCGGCGGCGAGCGTGCCGCCGGTGGCCAGCATCGGGTCGAGCACGTAGCACTGGCGCCCGGACAGGTCCTCGGGCAGCCGCTCGGCGTACGTCGCCGCCTCGAGCGTCTCCTCGTTGCGCACCATGCCGAGGAAGCCGACCTCGGCCGTGGGCATGAGGCGCATGAAGCCCTCCAGCATGCCGAGCCCGGCCCGCAGGATCGGCACCACCAGCGGCTTCGGCGAGGCCAGCCGGACCCCCTCGGCCTCGGCCACGGGGGTGCGCACGGTGACCGGCTCGACCCGCACGTCACGCGTCGCCTCGTAGGCCAGCAGCGCCACCAGCTCGTCGGCGAGCCTGCGGAAGGTCGGCGAATCCGTGCGCTCGTCGCGCAGCGTGGTGAGCTTGTGGGCGATCAGGGGGTGGTCAGCCACGTGGATGCGCATGGGGCTCAACCTACTGCCCGGACTCTCCCTGGTGCGACGACGGGCAGCGTGCCACCATCAGGGTTGGTAGGCAGCGTGTCCACCAGCCGAGGAGGCCGCATGAGCGCCGAGTTCGACGCCAACGCAGAGGGTGTCGACTTCGCCCTGGTCGCCTATCGCGAGGAGGGTGTCTGGCAGGTCCAGGAGCTCGCCGCGGAGGACGCCGCCGACCTGGACCGCTTCGCCCAGGAGCTGCGTCGGTTCCCGGGGGACGGCGGTGCGCTCGGGCTGGTCTCGATCGACGAGGACTTCTTCCTCCTGGTGCGCGTGCTCGGCCCGCAGGTCAAGATCCTGCTCAGCGACGTCACCGCCGCCACCGACTGGCCGATCGCCCGCGCCGCCGTGGACGCGCTCGAGCTGCCGGTGC
The DNA window shown above is from Nocardioides mesophilus and carries:
- a CDS encoding NAD(P) transhydrogenase subunit alpha, encoding MSEEVVWLTIFVLSVFVGIEVISKVSSTLHTPLMSGANAIHGIILLGAIIVAGTADSTLALVVGLVAVVLAAVNMVGGFVVTDRMLQMFTRKKPAQPRGEGR
- a CDS encoding NAD(P)(+) transhydrogenase (Re/Si-specific) subunit beta, which produces MTTPTWVQLVYLACAVCFILALKGLSGPRTARGGNLIGAAAAVVGCAVVFFYLDLDHVGWILGAIAVGTAIGFVGAQRVQMTQMPQMVALFNGVGGGAASLVALLELEHMTGREAGWFELAATAFTIVVGAISFSGSVITFLKLQELMTSRPVVFPGLPVLFAAGLLGAVVLAVLTVADPSTATGVVLGLLGLLVGVLLVLPVGGADVPIVISLLNAFTGLTVAAGGYVLGNTLLLVAGTLVGASGSFLTKLMAAAMGRSVVNILFGALKGGSTLGAGEASDRPVRSASAEDVAILLGYASKVIVVPGYGLAVAQAQHTLRELVDVLGERGTTVDYAIHPVAGRMPGHMNVLLAEAQVPYEQLKEMDDINGEFRQTDVVLVVGANDVVNPAAKTSPGAPIYGMPILNADEAKQIVFLKRSMRPGFAGIENELLFDPKTTLLFGDAKDTLGKLLSAVKSL
- the upp gene encoding uracil phosphoribosyltransferase, with the protein product MRIHVADHPLIAHKLTTLRDERTDSPTFRRLADELVALLAYEATRDVRVEPVTVRTPVAEAEGVRLASPKPLVVPILRAGLGMLEGFMRLMPTAEVGFLGMVRNEETLEAATYAERLPEDLSGRQCYVLDPMLATGGTLAAAIRFLTDRGADHITAICLLSAPEGCERLERDLDGIGVPVSVVTAGMDERLNEKGYIVPGLGDAGDRLYGVAQ
- a CDS encoding tRNA adenosine deaminase-associated protein, encoding MSAEFDANAEGVDFALVAYREEGVWQVQELAAEDAADLDRFAQELRRFPGDGGALGLVSIDEDFFLLVRVLGPQVKILLSDVTAATDWPIARAAVDALELPVPDDDDEQLPGGDVSIVADLGMGPMDMGALLDDVGLYPDEMLGDIAARLGFGSLFDETIGVSAG